In Dehalococcoidia bacterium, a single window of DNA contains:
- a CDS encoding DUF2029 domain-containing protein, whose product MNQGTKLKWVIVVTAFCLLHLLFFTRVFYSGGPDVAGYYQYAVKMDQGQVAYRDFSVEYPPGALAVFYLPGLVSDNLQEYETAFTFEMLLFDLIGLLLVLGIGRKAGISPWSCLIGYTLAMVAIGSIMVQRFDMVPAVITLGAVYAFSRGNYKIAWAILAIGTMIKLSPGLLAPLFLIYQWRRGGLRSVIPSVAAFAAVTLLIAVPLLALDRHGFISSFTIQGQRALQLESTYSSLLLLGNSLGIVSAYPIQGSISYDIASSLAGPLARYSFVFMGVGLLAVYGLYYRNCRKLARSHARFTPESTALADLLNYSFAAIVLLLVTSKVFSPQFMVWLYPLFPLVSGRFRSTLWVIFLTASCLTWYIYPLHYYELIDIQQLAADALILRNTLLIFAAVLLLGEKATTAEKNTTDAPLELRPASG is encoded by the coding sequence ATGAATCAAGGCACTAAATTAAAGTGGGTGATTGTGGTGACGGCTTTCTGCCTGCTGCACCTGCTGTTTTTCACCCGCGTATTTTATAGCGGCGGCCCCGACGTGGCGGGATATTACCAGTACGCCGTCAAGATGGACCAGGGACAGGTGGCTTACCGCGACTTTTCCGTGGAATATCCGCCGGGCGCCCTGGCGGTGTTTTACCTGCCCGGTCTGGTGTCCGATAACCTGCAGGAATATGAAACAGCGTTTACTTTTGAGATGCTGCTGTTCGACCTCATCGGCCTGTTGCTCGTGCTAGGTATCGGACGAAAAGCCGGAATCTCACCCTGGTCGTGCCTTATCGGCTACACCCTGGCCATGGTGGCTATCGGCTCCATCATGGTGCAGCGCTTCGATATGGTGCCGGCGGTGATAACCCTGGGGGCTGTTTATGCCTTCAGCCGCGGCAATTACAAGATTGCCTGGGCCATCCTGGCCATAGGCACGATGATCAAGCTATCTCCGGGGCTGCTGGCGCCCCTCTTCCTCATCTATCAGTGGCGGCGCGGAGGCCTGCGCAGCGTGATACCGTCGGTGGCTGCCTTCGCTGCAGTGACGCTCCTTATCGCCGTGCCGCTTCTGGCGCTCGACAGGCACGGGTTCATCTCTTCTTTCACTATCCAGGGCCAGCGCGCGTTACAACTGGAAAGCACCTATTCTTCCCTGCTTTTGTTAGGCAACTCGCTCGGAATCGTGAGCGCTTATCCCATCCAGGGAAGCATTTCCTACGATATTGCCTCCTCCCTGGCGGGGCCGCTGGCGCGTTACTCCTTTGTCTTTATGGGAGTGGGTCTGCTGGCGGTTTATGGCCTCTATTACCGCAATTGCCGCAAGCTGGCCAGATCACACGCCCGATTTACCCCGGAATCTACCGCCCTGGCGGATTTGCTGAACTACTCTTTCGCTGCCATAGTCTTGTTGCTGGTTACCAGCAAAGTGTTTTCACCGCAGTTCATGGTATGGCTCTACCCGCTGTTTCCGCTGGTGAGCGGGCGTTTCCGCAGCACGCTATGGGTCATCTTTCTGACGGCATCGTGTCTCACCTGGTATATCTACCCGTTGCATTACTATGAACTCATAGATATCCAGCAGTTGGCTGCGGATGCACTTATTCTGCGCAACACCCTGCTGATATTCGCGGCAGTGCTGCTGCTGGGCGAAAAAGCGACAACCGCTGAAAAGAATACGACTGATGCTCCGCTTGAATTACGCCCCGCTTCTGGCTGA